A single region of the Malus sylvestris chromosome 8, drMalSylv7.2, whole genome shotgun sequence genome encodes:
- the LOC126631937 gene encoding protein ANTAGONIST OF LIKE HETEROCHROMATIN PROTEIN 1-like has translation MDRRKLLLILLLEMSYLETICICTILVVMMLRGKQRHVERPTLTNRSLIRREISLCYLNGIIGNTDTECVNELRMDRRTFGILCDLLRQDGRVKTDGLVSVEEQVCMTLQILAHHTKNRSVGGRFYRSGETISRYFNSVLQGILRLQGFLLKVPQPVPIDSTDARWRCFKNCLGALDGTHIDVHVPEIDKPRYRTRKGRVATNVLGVCSGDMQFIYVFPGWEGSASDSRVLHDAISRPNGFKVPAGCYYLVDGGYTNGEGFLAPYRGIPYHLSEWEGRTPSNKEEYFNMKHSKARNVIERCFGLLKGRWSILRSPSFYPIRTQGRIITACCLLHNLIRQEMLVDPMENLPIIEDGQNTEEGEYVGSVQSSDQWTAMRNDMAEEMYNEWRAIRNQQPN, from the exons atggatcgaaggaagcttttattgatcttattgttagagatgtcttatttggaaacaatttgtatttgtacgattcttgtggtgatgatgctacgtggcaaacagagacatgttgaacgacccacattgactaaccgttcacttattagacgagagattagtttgtgttatctgaatggtataatagggaatactgatactgaatgtgttaacgaattgagaatggatagaaggacttttggcatattatgcgacttacttcgtcaagatgggagggtaaaaactgatggtttggtgtctgtagaggaacaggtgtgtatgactttacaaatattagcacatcatactaagaatcgtagtgttggcggtagattttataggtcgggagagactataagtaggtatttcaatagcgtattgcaaggaattttgcgattacaaggtttcctactaaaagtcccacagcctgtgcctattgattctacagatgctaggtggcgatgttttaag aattgcttgggagcattggatggaacacacattgatgtgcatgtacctgaaattgacaaaccaagataccgaacaagaaagggtcgagtcgcaactaatgtgttaggtgtgtgttcaggagatatgcagttcatatatgtgtttccggggtgggagggttccgcatcagactctagagtgctacatgatgcaattagtaggcctaatggttttaaggtaccaGCGG gttgttattaccttgtagatggtggttatacaaatggtgaaggattccttgcaccctatagaggaataccttatcatttatctgaatgggagggacgaacaccttctaataaggaagaatattttaacatgaagcattctaaggcaaggaatgtaattgaacgctgttttggcttgctaaaaggaaggtggtcgatactaaggagtccatctttctatccgataaggacacaaggtcgaataattaccgcttgttgcctactacacaatcttattaggcaagagatgttagtagatccaatggagaatttgccaataatagaagatggacaaaatacagaagaaggtgaatatgttggtagtgTTCAATCATCGGACCAGTGGACTGCAATGAGGAATGATATGGCTGAGGAAATGTATAAtgagtggagagcaattaggaaccagcaaccgaactag
- the LOC126631940 gene encoding uncharacterized protein LOC126631940, whose product MDNENILNATQEPKGRRRKWEAFEEEVLLGVLEDFVARKQRCDTGAFKQGTLVEIAKAVNVLCPHSNIKANPHIESKLKKWKKTYSMVVDMINTSGFAWNDVKKCVEVDSDDAWQTYVQRNKEADGWRSKPFPLFDRFAYIFGKDRATGNVAETPAQMVEEQSHDHVGESDIGGDNFVSSMNQQSQQSTPSENSQRKRKRAVGSSSDGTEAIISGLKDFYVESGKRMQMVTEALVQGTADHTDIANELEAMGLSPMDQIDALSLILDKPKNVGVFRAIKPELKKVFVQRLLRDNASG is encoded by the exons atggataacgaaaatattttgaatgctactcaagagccaaaaggaagaaggcgtaaatgggaagcatttgaggaagaagtattactaggagttcttgaggattttgttgctcggaagcaacggtgtgacaccggtgctttcaaacaaggtactttggttgaaatagcaaaagctgtcaatgttttatgtcctcattcaaatataaaggcaaatccacatattgagtccaagttgaagaaatggaaaaaaacatatagtatggtcgttgacatgataaacacaagtggatttgcatggaatgatgtcaaaaagtgcgttgaagttgacagtgatgacgcatggcaaacttatgtgcag agaaataaagaagccgatggatggagaagcaaaccttttccactgtttgatagatttgcatatatatttggaaaagatcgggctacgggtaatgtagccgaaacccctgctcaaatggtggaggaacaaagtcatgatcatgttggtgaaagtgatattggaggtgataattttgtttcttcaatgaaccaacaaagccaacaaagcaccccatctgaaaatagccaaagaaagaggaaaagagctgtgggaagttcaagtgatggaaccgaggcaattatcagtggactgaaagatttttatgttgaaagtgggaagaggatgcaaatggtaactgaagctttagttcaaggtactgcagatcatactgacatagctaatgaacttgaagcaatgggtctctctcctatggatcaaattgatgcattgtctcttattttggataaaccaaaaaatgtgggagtgttcagggcaatcaaaccggaactcaagaaagtgttcgtccaaagACTTTTAAGAGACAACGCAAGCGGATga
- the LOC126631926 gene encoding LOW QUALITY PROTEIN: dynamin-like protein ARC5 (The sequence of the model RefSeq protein was modified relative to this genomic sequence to represent the inferred CDS: deleted 1 base in 1 codon), with translation MSRDEAETAENENNWAAEEEEEQCRLYEAYNELHGLAQAFDTPFDAPAVLVVGHQTDGKSALVEALMGFQFNHVGGGTKTRRPITLHMKYDPHAHSPVCRLLLPSDSNSDYEKPLSLQEIQAYIEAENMRLEKEPCLFSSKEIIIRVEYKYCPNLTIIDTPGLIAPAPGPKNRALQGQARAVEALVRAKMQHKEFIILCLEDCSDWSNATTRRVVMQIDPELSRTVIVSTKLDTKIPQFSRASDVEVFLLPPTCMLDGSILGDSPFFTSVPSGRVGVGQDSVYRSNDEFKKAISLREMEDVASLEEKMGRSLSMQERSRIGVSKLRSFLEELLQKRYMDNVPLIIPLLEKEFRSATRKMNEINQELSTLDELKLKEKGRIFHDLFLTKLSLLLKGTVVAPPDKFGETLQDERTNGGAFVSSDGHQFPHKLIPNAGMRLYGGAQYHRAMAEFRFVVGGIKCPPITREEIVNACGVEDLHDGTNYSRTACVIAVAKARDTFEPFLHQLGCRLLHILKRLLPISVYLLQKDGEYLSGHEVFLRRVASAFNDFAESTERACREKCMEDLVSTTRYVTWSLHNKNRAGLRQFLDSFAGTEHATTGGSGASAGLSQDSSFGSVTSEKDTKSRGDVKLSHVASGTDLTSSIHSTETRLADLLDSTLWNRRLAPSSERIVYALVQQIFHGIKEYFLASAELKFNCFLLMPVVDKLPALLREDLKSAFEDDLDNIFDITNLRHLLGQRKRDAEIEIKRIKRLKDKFRSLNKQLSSNQTIATAFPDYHWYRRSNSLDKFFSF, from the exons ATGTCGAGGGACGAGGCGGAAACGGcggaaaatgaaaataattgggcggcggaggaggaggaggagcagtGCCGTCTGTACGAAGCCTACAACGAACTCCACGGCCTTGCGCAGGCCTTCGACACTCCATTCGACGCGCCAGCGGTGCTTGTGGTGGGCCACCAGACCGACGGCAAGAGCGCCTTGGTGGAAGCACTCATGGGGTTCCAGTTTAACCACGTCGGCGGCGGCACCAAAACCCGCCGTCCCATCACCCTTCACATGAAGTACGATCCCCACGCCCATTCCCCCGTCTGCCGCCTCCTCCTGCCCTCGGATTCCAATTCCGATTACGAAAAGCCTCTCTCGCTCCAAGAAATTCAAGCCTACATTGAAGCTGAGAACATGAGGTTGGAGAAGGAGCCTTGTCTCTTCTCCTCCAAGGAGATCATAATTCGAGTGGAGTACAAGTATTGCCCAAATCTTACCATTATCGACACTCCTGGACTAATCGCTCCTGCTCCTGGTCCAAAGAATCGAGCTTTACAG GGCCAAGCTCGTGCTGTTGAAGCACTTGTACGAGCGAAAATGCAGCATAAGGAGTTTATAATTTTGTGTCTTGAAGATTGCAGTGACTGGAGTAATGCAACTACAAGAAGGGTTGTAATGCAG ATTGATCCCGAGCTCTCAAGGACTGTGATTGTCTCAACAAAACTTGATACCAAAATACCCCAGTTTTCTCGTGCCTCGGATGTGGAAGTATTTCTCTTACCTCCCACTTGTATGCTCGATGGGAGTATCTTGGGAGACTCTCCCTTTTTCACTTCTGTGCCCTCTGGAAGAGTTGGTGTAGGCCAAGATTCGGTTTACAGATCTAATGATGAGTTCAAAAAG GCAATATCATTAAGAGAGATGGAAGATGTTGCAAGCTTGGAGGAGAAAATGGGCCGGTCACTGTCAATGCAAGAAAGAAGTCGAATAGGTGTAAGCAAACTTAGGTCGTTTTTGGAAGAATTGCTACAGAAAAG GTATATGGATAATGTGCCACTAATCATTCCACTTCTTGAGAAGGAGTTCCGCAGCGCAACAAgaaagatgaatgaaataaatcaaGAACTCAG CACTTTGGATGAACTGAAACTAAAGGAGAAAGGAAGAATATTTCATGATCTGTTCTTGACAAAG TTATCATTGCTACTAAAAGGAACAGTTGTTGCACCTCCAGATAAATTTG GTGAAACGCTACAGGACGAGAGGACTAATGGAGGGGCATTTGTTAGCAGTGATGGCCATCAGTTCCCTCACAAGCTTATACCT AATGCAGGAATGCGTCTATATGGGGGTGCACAATACCATCGTGCCATGGCTGAGTTCCGTTTTGTAGTTGGAGGTATAAAATGCCCTCCAATTACGAGGGAAGAAATTGTAAATGCATGTGGAGTGGAAGATTTACATGATGGAACAAACTACTCAAG GACAGCTTGTGTAATAGCTGTTGCAAAGGCACGTGATACGTTTGAGCCTTTCCTTCATCAG TTAGGTTGTAGGCTCTTGCACATTCTGAAGAGATTACTTCCTATATCAGTCTATCTTCTTCAG AAAGATGGTGAGTATTTAAGTGGCCATGAGGTGTTTCTGAGGCGTGTTGCTTCTGCTTTCAATGATTTTGCAGAATCTACCGAAAGGGCTTGTCGTGAAAA ATGCATGGAGGATTTAGTAAGCACCACCCGTTACGTGACCTGGTCTCTTCACAACAAG AATCGAGCTGGGTTACGTCAATTTTTAGACTCTTTCGCTGGAACAGAACATGCCACGACAGGTGGTAGTGGTGCATCTGCTGGTCTTTCTCAAGATTCATCCTTTGGGTCAGTCAccagtgagaaggatacaaagtCACGGGGAGATGTGAAGCTCAGTCATGTGGCATCTGGCACTGATTTGACATCTTCTATTCATTCAACAGAAACAAGGCTGGCTGATCTTTTAGATAGTACACTTTGGAATAGGAGGCTGGCTCCTTCATCTGAAAGGATCGTTTATGCTTTGGTGCAGCAGATATTTCATGGCATAAAGGAATATTTCTTAGCCTCTGCAGAGTTGAAG TTCAACTGCTTTCTTCTGATGCCTGTTGTAGATAAGTTGCCTGCACTGCTTAGAGAAGACTTAAAATCTGCTTTTGAGGATGACTTGGATAATATTTTTGATATCACCAATCTGAGACACTTATTAGGCCAGCGAAAGCGAGATGCAGAAATTGAGATTAAAAGG ATCAAGAGGCTCAAGGATAAGTTCAGATCACTAAATAAGCAGCTTAGTTCGAATCAAACGATTGCTACTGCC TTTCCTGACTACCATTGGTATCGGAGGTCAAATTCGTTGGAtaagttcttttctttttga
- the LOC126632692 gene encoding NAC domain-containing protein 104-like isoform X2: MGDNQFKLPPGFRFDPTDEELVVHFLQRKATLLPFHPDVIPDLHLYPYDPWELNGKALSEGKQWYFYSRKAQNRVTSNGYWKTLGIEEPIFSSSSSNSTSKVGMKRYLTFYVGEAPNSGIKTNWIMHEYRLSSLASDCASSSTTTTTTTRSSKRRGQPKTEYSGYVLCRVYERDEEEDDDDDDDGTELSCLDEVFLSLDDLDEISLPN; the protein is encoded by the exons ATGGGAGATAACCAGTTTAAGCTCCCTCCTGGTTTTCGATTTGACCCGACGGACGAAGAACTTGTAGTCCATTTCCTTCAACGTAAGGCAACTCTCTTACCTTTCCATCCTGATGTCATTCCCGATCTCCATCTCTACCCATATGATCCGTGGGAACTAAATG gTAAGGCTTTGAGCGAGGGCAAGCAGTGGTACTTCTACAGCAGGAAGGCACAGAATCGGGTCACGAGTAATGGGTACTGGAAAACATTAGGCATTGAAGAACCTATCTTTTCAAGCTCATCTTCTAATTCTACCAGCAAAGTTGGGATGAAAAGATATTTGACGTTTTATGTTGGAGAAGCTCCAAATTCAGGGATCAAAACTAATTGGATAATGCATGAGTATCGTCTCTCTTCGTTAGCCTCAGAttgtgcttcttcttccaccaccaccaccaccaccaccagatCTTCCAAAAGAAGAGGGCAACCCAAAACA GAATACAGTGGATATGTTTTGTGTCGAGTCTACGAGCGTGATGAAGAggaggatgatgatgatgatgatgatgggacAGAGCTTTCATGCTTGGACGAAGTGTTCTTATCTTTGGACGATCTTGATGAAATAAGTTTGCCAAATTAA
- the LOC126632692 gene encoding NAC domain-containing protein 104-like isoform X1 encodes MGDNQFKLPPGFRFDPTDEELVVHFLQRKATLLPFHPDVIPDLHLYPYDPWELNGKALSEGKQWYFYSRKAQNRVTSNGYWKTLGIEEPIFSSSSSNSTSKVGMKRYLTFYVGEAPNSGIKTNWIMHEYRLSSLASDCASSSTTTTTTTRSSKRRGQPKTVSNACVATHEYSGYVLCRVYERDEEEDDDDDDDGTELSCLDEVFLSLDDLDEISLPN; translated from the exons ATGGGAGATAACCAGTTTAAGCTCCCTCCTGGTTTTCGATTTGACCCGACGGACGAAGAACTTGTAGTCCATTTCCTTCAACGTAAGGCAACTCTCTTACCTTTCCATCCTGATGTCATTCCCGATCTCCATCTCTACCCATATGATCCGTGGGAACTAAATG gTAAGGCTTTGAGCGAGGGCAAGCAGTGGTACTTCTACAGCAGGAAGGCACAGAATCGGGTCACGAGTAATGGGTACTGGAAAACATTAGGCATTGAAGAACCTATCTTTTCAAGCTCATCTTCTAATTCTACCAGCAAAGTTGGGATGAAAAGATATTTGACGTTTTATGTTGGAGAAGCTCCAAATTCAGGGATCAAAACTAATTGGATAATGCATGAGTATCGTCTCTCTTCGTTAGCCTCAGAttgtgcttcttcttccaccaccaccaccaccaccaccagatCTTCCAAAAGAAGAGGGCAACCCAAAACAGTTAGTAATGCATGCGTGGCAACTCAC GAATACAGTGGATATGTTTTGTGTCGAGTCTACGAGCGTGATGAAGAggaggatgatgatgatgatgatgatgggacAGAGCTTTCATGCTTGGACGAAGTGTTCTTATCTTTGGACGATCTTGATGAAATAAGTTTGCCAAATTAA
- the LOC126632692 gene encoding NAC domain-containing protein 104-like isoform X3: protein MGDNQFKLPPGFRFDPTDEELVVHFLQRKATLLPFHPDVIPDLHLYPYDPWELNGKALSEGKQWYFYSRKAQNRVTSNGYWKTLGIEEPIFSSSSSNSTSKVGMKRYLTFYVGEAPNSGIKTNWIMHEYRLSSLASDCASSSTTTTTTTRSSKRRGQPKTVRIQWICFVSSLRA, encoded by the exons ATGGGAGATAACCAGTTTAAGCTCCCTCCTGGTTTTCGATTTGACCCGACGGACGAAGAACTTGTAGTCCATTTCCTTCAACGTAAGGCAACTCTCTTACCTTTCCATCCTGATGTCATTCCCGATCTCCATCTCTACCCATATGATCCGTGGGAACTAAATG gTAAGGCTTTGAGCGAGGGCAAGCAGTGGTACTTCTACAGCAGGAAGGCACAGAATCGGGTCACGAGTAATGGGTACTGGAAAACATTAGGCATTGAAGAACCTATCTTTTCAAGCTCATCTTCTAATTCTACCAGCAAAGTTGGGATGAAAAGATATTTGACGTTTTATGTTGGAGAAGCTCCAAATTCAGGGATCAAAACTAATTGGATAATGCATGAGTATCGTCTCTCTTCGTTAGCCTCAGAttgtgcttcttcttccaccaccaccaccaccaccaccagatCTTCCAAAAGAAGAGGGCAACCCAAAACAGTTA GAATACAGTGGATATGTTTTGTGTCGAGTCTACGAGCGTGA
- the LOC126632092 gene encoding putative clathrin assembly protein At1g03050: MASSKFRRALGAVKDQTSIGLAKVGSSASLADLDVAIVKATRHEEYPTEEKYVREILSLTCYSREFISACINTISRRLNKTKNWIVALKTLMLVQRLLSEGDPAYEQEIFFSTRRGTRFLNMSDFRDTSRSNSWDYSAFVRTYALYLDERLEFRMQSRRGKRSAFGFDEDEFEDPQEAANNFTNQQSCPKATPVHEMKADKLFSRMQHLQQLLERFLACRPTGVAKNNRVVIVALYPIVKESFQVYYDITEIMGILIDRFMELEIPDCAKVYEIFCRIGKQFDELDMLYGWCKQIGIACSSEYPEVERITPKKLEVMDEYIRDKSALAQGKRSVKELLDQQKIDEANNDEESNHGEDEEEDMNAMKALPPPEGFVEENNNKEKEPVKEEQIKKPQQEEGDLLNLGEDAVSSNEHADKLALALFNGATEQAPAGPPAWEAFANEADWEAALVQSASHLSNQKASLGGGFDLLLLDGLYQQAEVSAAMAGPGYGVSGSASSVALGSAGRPAMLALPAPPPSSSSLDHPSKSSVHADPFAASLVVPPPSYVQMSDLERKQKLLMDEQLMWHQYARDGMQGQMGLTKLQHNPHHNINMGGYTHTY; this comes from the exons ATGGCTTCAAGCAAATTTAGAAGAGCTTTGGGGGCCGTGAAGGACCAAACCAGCATAGGCCTCGCCAAAGTTGGTAGCAGCGCCTCTTTAGCGGACCTAGACGTAGCCATTGTGAAAGCAACAAGACACGAAGAATACCCGACCGAGGAGAAATACGTACGAGAAATTCTCAGCTTAACATGCTACTCACGCGAATTCATCAGCGCTTGCATCAACACCATCTCCCGGCGCCTAAACAAGACCAAAAACTGGATCGTCGCCCTCAAGACCCTCATGTTAGTCCAACGGCTGCTGTCCGAGGGCGACCCTGCTTACGAACAAGAAATATTTTTCTCCACAAGGCGCGGCACTCGCTTTCTCAACATGTCTGATTTTCGCGACACCTCACGCTCCAATTCCTGGGACTATTCTGCGTTTGTGCGCACGTATGCATTGTATCTGGACGAACGGCTTGAGTTCCGAATGCAAAGCCGGCGTGGGAAACGCAGTGCATTCGGGTTTGATGAAGATGAATTCGAAGATCCTCAGGAGGCGGCCAATAATTTTACCAACCAGCAGTCATGTCCGAAAGCGACGCCGGTGCATGAAATGAAAGCCGACAAGTTGTTTTCTAGGATGCAGCATTTGCAGCAGCTCCTTGAGCGCTTCTTAGCATGTCGCCCAACAG GCGTAGCAAAGAACAATAGGGTTGTAATAGTGGCCTTGTATCCGATAGTAAAAGAGAGTTTCCAGGTATACTACGACATAACAGAAATAATGGGCATCTTAATAGACCGCTTCATGGAGCTCGAGATCCCGGACTGTGCCAAGGTGTACGAGATCTTCTGCCGCATCGGAAAGCAATTCGATGAACTGGACATGCTCTATGGATGGTGCAAACAAATCGGGATTGCGTGCTCCTCAGAGTACCCGGAGGTTGAGAGGATTACCCCCAAGAAGCTGGAGGTGATGGACGAGTACATACGGGACAAGTCGGCTTTGGCTCAAGGCAAGAGATCGGTAAAGGAGCTACTAGACCAACAGAAGATTGATGAGGCCAACAACGATGAAGAATCAAATCATggggaagacgaagaagaagacatgAATGCAATGAAGGCGCTGCCACCGCCCGAGGGTTTCGTTGAGGAAAACAATAACAAAGAGAAAGAACCAGTAAAGGAAGAGCAAATTAAGAAACCGCAACAAGAAGAAGGCGATCTGTTGAACTTGGGAGAAGACGCTGTGTCGAGCAACGAACACGCTGACAAATTGGCGTTGGCTTTGTTCAACGGCGCCACTGAACAAGCACCAGCGGGTCCGCCGGCATGGGAAGCGTTTGCTAACGAAGCTGATTGGGAAGCCGCGTTAGTCCAGTCGGCAAGCCACTTGTCAAATCAAAAGGCGTCCCTCGGGGGAGGTTTTGACTTGTTGTTGCTGGACGGATTGTACCAGCAAGCGGAGGTATCAGCCGCAATGGCAGGGCCAGGGTATGGAGTGAGTGGGAGTGCGAGCAGTGTTGCATTAGGGTCTGCAGGACGGCCTGCAATGCTAGCATTGCctgcaccaccaccatcatcatcgTCGTTAGATCATCCAAGCAAGTCAAGTGTACACGCGGACCCGTTTGCTGCATCGTTAGTAGTGCCGCCGCCATCATACGTGCAAATGTCAGACCTGGAGAGGAAGCAGAAGCTGTTGATGGACGAGCAGTTGATGTGGCATCAGTATGCAAGGGATGGGATGCAAGGGCAGATGGGATTGACAAAACTACAACATAACCCTCATCATAACATAAACATGGGAGGTTACACGCACACCTACTAA